A single region of the Bacteroides luhongzhouii genome encodes:
- a CDS encoding DUF4129 domain-containing protein yields the protein MNLTSPADTLVCDTAQIALWRSDPAYNYNRELITPEMNVFEWISRQFGELLRKIFGSRFAEEYSGLILVCIAILLLLLIVWFVYRKRPELFMTSHKNALPYTVEEDTIYGVDFPGGIAEALSRQDYREAVRLLYLQTLKQLSDAERIDWQLYKTPTQYINEVRLPAFRQLTNHFLRVRYGNFEATEELFRAMQTLQEEIEKGGVS from the coding sequence ATGAATCTCACTTCCCCGGCTGATACACTAGTCTGTGACACGGCGCAGATTGCCCTCTGGCGGTCTGATCCGGCATACAACTATAACCGTGAACTGATTACTCCGGAGATGAATGTCTTTGAGTGGATCAGCCGACAGTTTGGGGAGTTGTTGCGCAAAATATTCGGCAGTCGTTTTGCTGAAGAGTATTCAGGGCTTATCCTGGTATGTATTGCCATTCTTCTTTTGTTGCTGATTGTTTGGTTCGTCTACCGGAAACGCCCGGAGTTGTTTATGACCTCGCATAAAAATGCGTTGCCTTATACAGTTGAAGAAGATACCATTTACGGTGTAGATTTTCCGGGAGGGATAGCGGAAGCGCTTTCCCGTCAGGATTACCGGGAAGCAGTACGTCTGCTTTATCTGCAAACTTTGAAACAACTTAGTGATGCAGAACGTATTGACTGGCAACTTTATAAAACGCCTACCCAGTATATCAATGAAGTCCGGCTACCGGCTTTCAGGCAACTGACCAATCATTTCCTGAGGGTACGTTATGGCAACTTTGAGGCGACGGAAGAACTCTTCCGGGCAATGCAGACCTTACAGGAAGAAATAGAGAAAGGAGGCGTCTCATGA
- a CDS encoding DUF4350 domain-containing protein — MKGSRWFIVFIVAFLFIMFAIEYHLPKNFVWKPTFGHNDEQPFGCAVFDSVLSSSLPQGYTFSRKSLYQLEQEDTTQRRGILVISDNLRLSDVDVNALLKMAERGDKIMLVSTLFGRYLEDTLKFRSYYSYFSPMALKKYATSFLKKDSLYWMGDSAVYPRQTFYFYPQLCASYFWGDSLPERVLAQRVLESNEFRYETEADSLAMDSLVYMPVAMSRRWGKGEVILVSTPLIFTNYGMLDGKNATYIFRLLSQMGKLPIVRTEGYMKETAQVQQSPFRYLLAHQPLRWALYLTMITIILFMIFTAKRRQRVIPVIHEPVNKSLEFTELIGTLYFQKKDHADLVRKKFSYLAEELRREIQVDIEEVADDERSFHRIARKTGMDAGEIADFIREVRPVIYGGRVIDAEQMKGYIDKMNEIINHI, encoded by the coding sequence ATGAAAGGAAGTCGCTGGTTCATTGTCTTTATTGTCGCTTTTCTGTTCATCATGTTTGCGATAGAATATCATTTGCCGAAGAATTTTGTGTGGAAGCCCACATTCGGACATAATGACGAGCAACCTTTCGGATGTGCAGTGTTCGATAGCGTGTTGTCTTCTTCTTTGCCACAGGGGTACACTTTTTCGAGGAAAAGTCTTTATCAACTGGAGCAGGAAGATACGACGCAACGCAGAGGTATATTGGTTATCTCTGATAATTTGCGATTGTCGGACGTCGATGTAAACGCTCTGTTGAAAATGGCGGAACGCGGAGATAAGATCATGTTGGTAAGTACCTTGTTCGGCAGATATTTGGAAGATACCTTGAAGTTCAGGTCTTACTATTCTTACTTCAGTCCGATGGCTTTGAAGAAATATGCGACTTCATTTTTGAAAAAAGATAGCTTGTATTGGATGGGAGATTCGGCGGTTTACCCCCGTCAGACTTTCTATTTTTATCCCCAGTTGTGTGCCTCTTATTTTTGGGGAGATTCGCTTCCTGAAAGGGTGCTGGCACAAAGAGTTCTTGAGTCGAATGAGTTCCGGTATGAAACCGAGGCGGACTCGTTGGCAATGGATAGTCTTGTTTATATGCCTGTAGCGATGTCCCGTCGGTGGGGGAAAGGAGAAGTTATTTTAGTTTCCACTCCTTTGATTTTTACTAATTACGGAATGTTGGACGGCAAAAATGCAACCTATATTTTCCGTTTGTTGTCGCAGATGGGGAAGCTTCCCATCGTTCGCACGGAAGGGTATATGAAAGAAACGGCACAGGTGCAGCAATCACCTTTCCGTTATTTGCTGGCACACCAGCCGCTTCGTTGGGCTTTGTATCTGACGATGATTACGATTATACTCTTCATGATATTCACAGCGAAGAGGCGGCAACGGGTGATCCCTGTTATTCACGAGCCGGTCAATAAATCTCTTGAATTTACCGAACTGATAGGTACACTTTACTTTCAGAAGAAAGACCATGCGGATTTAGTTCGCAAGAAGTTTTCCTATTTAGCCGAAGAACTGCGGAGAGAGATTCAAGTGGATATTGAAGAAGTGGCAGACGATGAACGCTCTTTCCACCGGATTGCCCGGAAAACCGGAATGGATGCCGGAGAGATTGCGGATTTTATCCGCGAAGTCAGACCCGTAATTTACGGAGGACGTGTTATTGACGCGGAGCAGATGAAGGGGTATATCGATAAAATGAATGAAATAATCAATCATATCTAA
- a CDS encoding immunity 17 family protein codes for MTGQYIVQGIFALAGIVSLLASLLNWDWFFTTRNAQTIVRNVGRNRARLFYGILGIIIIGMAVFFFVETRKAVGL; via the coding sequence ATGACCGGACAATATATCGTACAAGGAATCTTTGCGCTGGCAGGAATCGTCTCCCTGCTGGCGTCATTGCTGAACTGGGACTGGTTCTTTACAACGCGCAACGCACAAACCATTGTCCGGAATGTAGGACGCAACCGGGCAAGGCTCTTCTATGGGATACTGGGAATTATCATCATTGGAATGGCTGTATTCTTCTTTGTGGAAACACGGAAAGCCGTAGGATTGTAG
- a CDS encoding phospholipase translates to MWILIISLVLLGVIALIAGIIRNKRLQKKIEKGELDRMPEVKEVDVECCGQHEVCERDSLLAAVSKKIEYYDDEELDQFIGKTGDAYTEEETEMFRDVLYTTLDVEVAGWVRSLQLRGIELPDDLKDEVFLIIGERRNVEVKKADDR, encoded by the coding sequence ATGTGGATACTTATTATAAGTCTGGTGTTGCTGGGTGTCATTGCGCTGATAGCCGGAATTATCCGCAACAAAAGACTGCAAAAGAAAATAGAAAAGGGCGAACTGGACCGTATGCCGGAAGTGAAGGAAGTAGATGTAGAATGCTGCGGACAACACGAAGTATGCGAACGGGATAGCCTGCTGGCAGCTGTCAGCAAAAAGATAGAATATTATGATGATGAAGAACTGGACCAGTTCATTGGCAAGACAGGAGATGCGTATACAGAAGAAGAGACAGAAATGTTTCGGGATGTATTGTATACGACACTGGATGTAGAAGTGGCCGGATGGGTACGTAGCCTTCAGCTCCGTGGCATTGAATTGCCGGATGATCTCAAAGACGAAGTTTTTCTGATTATCGGAGAAAGAAGAAACGTAGAAGTAAAAAAGGCAGATGACAGGTGA
- a CDS encoding SDR family NAD(P)-dependent oxidoreductase, which yields MKKIIIIGATSGIGRGLAEVYSQEDYLIGITGRRENLLEEVCARNKDKLFYQVCDITDTQATISSLETLTQKMGGMDILIICAGTGELNPELSYQLEEPTLLTNVIGFTNIADWGFRYFEQQKSGHLVTISSVGGTRGSGIAPAYNASKAYQINYMEGLRQKATKSPYSIYTTDIRPGFVDTAMAKGEGLFWVTPVEKAVKQIKKAISKKKKVAFISKRWRYVTILFRLLPSAIYCRM from the coding sequence ATGAAAAAAATTATAATTATAGGTGCAACCTCCGGCATCGGTCGTGGATTGGCGGAAGTCTATTCTCAAGAAGATTATCTTATCGGCATTACCGGTCGCAGGGAAAATCTATTAGAAGAGGTATGCGCCCGGAACAAAGACAAACTATTCTACCAAGTGTGCGACATCACTGATACACAAGCTACTATTTCATCCCTTGAAACTCTCACTCAAAAGATGGGTGGAATGGATATATTGATTATCTGCGCCGGGACCGGAGAACTAAATCCCGAACTATCCTACCAATTGGAAGAACCTACCTTACTAACGAACGTGATAGGATTCACCAACATCGCAGACTGGGGGTTCCGATATTTCGAACAGCAAAAAAGCGGGCATCTGGTTACCATTTCCTCCGTTGGAGGTACGCGCGGCAGTGGCATCGCTCCTGCCTACAACGCGTCGAAAGCCTATCAAATCAACTATATGGAAGGACTACGACAGAAAGCAACTAAATCTCCTTATTCTATTTACACTACCGATATTCGTCCCGGGTTTGTAGACACCGCCATGGCAAAAGGAGAAGGATTGTTCTGGGTTACTCCCGTTGAGAAAGCTGTGAAACAAATTAAAAAAGCTATCTCTAAAAAGAAAAAAGTAGCTTTCATTTCCAAAAGATGGAGATATGTAACTATCCTGTTTCGTCTGTTGCCATCTGCTATTTATTGCCGGATGTAA
- a CDS encoding AAA family ATPase, which produces MEENTEQRVDLTLFSGKIQELKDRIASVIVGQEQTVDLVLTAILANGHVLIEGVPGVAKTLLARLTARLIDADFSRIQFTPDLMPSDVLGTTVFNMKTNGFDFHQGPIFADIVLVDEINRAPAKTQAALFEVMEERQISIDGTTHRMGDLYTILATQNPVEQEGTYKLPEAQLDRFLMKITMDYPSLEEEVNILERHHTNAALVKLEDIVPAITKEELLSLRAFMNQVFVDRTLLQYIALIVQQTRTSKAVYLGASPRASVAMLQSSKAYALLQGRDFVTPEDIKFVAPYVLQHRLILTAEAEMEGYSPVKVTQRLIDKVEVPK; this is translated from the coding sequence ATGGAAGAGAATACAGAACAACGAGTAGATTTAACTCTCTTTTCCGGGAAGATACAAGAGTTGAAAGACCGGATTGCTTCCGTCATAGTAGGGCAGGAGCAGACAGTCGATTTGGTACTGACGGCAATTTTGGCGAATGGACACGTATTGATAGAAGGTGTTCCGGGAGTTGCGAAGACACTGTTGGCCCGTTTGACAGCTCGGCTGATTGATGCAGACTTCAGTCGTATCCAGTTCACTCCGGACTTAATGCCGAGTGACGTATTAGGTACGACTGTGTTTAATATGAAAACCAATGGTTTTGATTTTCATCAGGGACCGATTTTTGCGGATATTGTATTGGTCGATGAAATCAACCGTGCTCCTGCCAAGACGCAGGCTGCCTTGTTTGAGGTAATGGAAGAGCGCCAGATCAGTATTGATGGAACGACTCACCGGATGGGGGATCTTTATACGATTTTGGCTACCCAGAATCCGGTAGAGCAGGAAGGAACATACAAACTTCCCGAAGCACAGCTCGACCGTTTTCTGATGAAGATAACGATGGATTATCCTTCATTAGAAGAGGAAGTGAATATCCTGGAGCGTCATCATACCAATGCCGCATTGGTGAAGTTGGAAGACATCGTTCCCGCTATTACCAAAGAAGAACTGTTGTCGCTTCGTGCTTTTATGAATCAGGTATTTGTAGACCGCACGTTGCTTCAATATATCGCATTGATTGTGCAGCAGACCCGCACCAGTAAGGCCGTATATTTGGGAGCTTCTCCGCGTGCATCTGTTGCTATGCTGCAATCGTCAAAAGCGTATGCTCTTTTGCAGGGACGTGATTTTGTGACACCGGAAGATATCAAGTTTGTAGCTCCTTATGTACTCCAGCACCGTCTGATCCTGACTGCGGAAGCTGAAATGGAAGGCTATTCACCAGTAAAAGTGACACAACGCTTGATTGATAAAGTGGAAGTCCCGAAATGA
- a CDS encoding metal ABC transporter permease, giving the protein MDLLQYTFFQHALLGSLLASIACGIIGTYIVTRRLVFISGGITHASFGGIGLGLFAGISPILSAAVFSVLSAFGVEWLSRRKDMREDSAIAVFWTLGMALGIMFSFLSPGFAPDLSAYLFGNILTINQIDLWMLGILALILTGFFYLFIRPIVYIAFDREFARSQKIPVEIFEYVLMMFIALTIVACLRMVGIVLAISLLTIPQMTANLFTYSFKKIIWLSIGIGFLGCLGGLFISYHWKVPSGASIIFFSILIYAVCKIGKSCCRKKS; this is encoded by the coding sequence ATGGATTTACTACAATATACATTCTTTCAACACGCCCTGCTGGGAAGTCTGCTGGCAAGCATTGCCTGTGGGATTATCGGTACCTATATCGTAACCCGCCGCCTGGTATTTATCAGTGGAGGAATCACTCATGCTTCTTTCGGAGGAATCGGATTAGGATTGTTTGCCGGAATTTCCCCGATACTATCGGCAGCCGTTTTCTCGGTATTATCAGCTTTTGGTGTCGAGTGGCTCAGCAGACGGAAAGATATGCGCGAAGACTCTGCCATTGCAGTATTCTGGACGTTAGGGATGGCACTTGGAATTATGTTCAGCTTCCTGTCGCCGGGATTTGCGCCCGACTTATCAGCTTACCTCTTCGGGAATATCCTGACCATCAATCAAATTGACTTATGGATGCTCGGCATATTGGCACTGATACTGACCGGATTCTTTTATCTGTTTATCCGCCCTATCGTATATATTGCCTTTGACCGTGAGTTTGCACGTTCGCAAAAGATTCCGGTAGAGATATTCGAATATGTGTTGATGATGTTCATTGCGCTGACAATTGTAGCCTGCCTGCGTATGGTAGGTATCGTACTGGCCATTTCTCTTCTCACCATTCCACAGATGACAGCCAACTTGTTCACTTATAGTTTCAAGAAGATTATCTGGTTATCAATCGGCATCGGTTTCTTGGGCTGCCTGGGTGGATTATTTATTTCTTATCACTGGAAAGTCCCTTCGGGAGCTTCCATCATATTCTTCTCTATCCTGATTTACGCCGTTTGTAAAATCGGAAAGAGTTGTTGCAGAAAAAAGTCATAA
- a CDS encoding stage II sporulation protein M: MKEVTFIRRNIEKWKETEKVVERAASLSPDQLADVYTDLTADLAFAQTHFPTSRITIYLNNLASALHNEIYRNKREKWTRIITFWTQEVPRTMHDARRELLTSFLIFVASALIGVLSAANDLDFVRLILGNGYVDMTLDNIANGEPMAVYNGSSEVPMFLGITLNNVMVSFNCFAMGLLTSFGTGYMLLSNGIMVGAFQTFFYQHDLLWESSLAIWLHGTLEIWAIIVAGAAGLALGNGWLFPGTYSRLESFRRGAKRGLKIVIGTVPVFIMAGFIEGFLTRHTELPDLLRLGVIFTSLAFIIFYYIYLPNKKQHGITET, from the coding sequence ATGAAAGAAGTAACGTTTATTCGTCGGAACATTGAAAAATGGAAGGAGACAGAGAAAGTTGTGGAGCGGGCGGCAAGTCTGTCCCCCGACCAACTCGCCGATGTATATACGGACTTGACGGCTGACCTGGCATTTGCCCAAACACATTTCCCAACTTCCCGCATTACTATTTATCTGAATAATCTGGCTTCAGCGTTGCACAACGAAATCTACCGCAATAAACGCGAGAAGTGGACACGGATTATCACCTTCTGGACACAGGAAGTGCCACGAACCATGCACGATGCACGTCGCGAATTACTGACCTCCTTTCTGATTTTTGTTGCCAGCGCATTAATCGGCGTATTATCAGCAGCGAATGACCTGGATTTTGTCCGGTTGATATTGGGAAACGGTTATGTGGATATGACGCTCGACAATATTGCCAATGGTGAGCCGATGGCCGTATATAACGGCTCTTCTGAAGTTCCGATGTTCTTGGGCATTACACTTAATAACGTGATGGTCTCTTTCAACTGCTTTGCAATGGGATTGCTGACCAGTTTTGGAACAGGGTATATGCTTCTCTCCAATGGTATCATGGTAGGAGCTTTTCAAACATTCTTTTATCAACACGATTTGTTGTGGGAATCCAGTCTTGCCATCTGGTTGCACGGAACGCTCGAGATTTGGGCAATTATCGTGGCCGGTGCCGCCGGATTAGCTCTAGGCAACGGCTGGCTGTTTCCCGGCACCTACTCCCGACTGGAATCTTTCAGAAGAGGAGCGAAGCGAGGCTTGAAGATAGTGATCGGCACTGTTCCTGTATTCATTATGGCAGGTTTTATAGAAGGTTTTCTTACCCGTCACACAGAGCTTCCCGATCTGTTGAGGCTTGGCGTGATATTCACTTCTCTGGCATTTATTATATTCTACTATATTTATTTACCAAATAAAAAACAACATGGAATCACAGAAACCTAA
- a CDS encoding N-acetyltransferase, which translates to MNTDFVNLTTENLSNEHLCCLIRSKKSHPGIEAKRQWLSDRLNEGHVFRKLNAKATVFIEYAPLETAWVPIIGNNYYYLYCLWVLGSPRGNGYGKALIEYCIADAKEKGRSGICMLGAKKQKSWLSDQSFAKKFGFEVVDTTDNGYELLALSFDGTTPKFAPNAKNLKIESEELTIYYDMQCPYIYKYIEMIKQYCETNDVPVSFIQVDTLQKAKELPCVFNNFAVFYKGSFETVNLPTIDYLKRILKK; encoded by the coding sequence ATGAATACTGATTTCGTAAACTTAACAACAGAAAATCTTTCTAATGAGCATTTATGCTGCCTTATCCGCAGCAAAAAGTCTCATCCTGGTATTGAAGCAAAGCGACAATGGCTTTCCGACCGGCTGAATGAAGGACATGTCTTTAGAAAGTTAAATGCAAAAGCTACAGTCTTCATTGAATATGCCCCTCTTGAAACAGCTTGGGTTCCCATCATCGGTAACAACTATTATTATCTGTATTGTTTATGGGTCTTAGGCAGCCCCCGAGGAAACGGATATGGGAAAGCATTAATAGAGTACTGTATAGCCGATGCCAAAGAAAAAGGCAGATCCGGTATTTGTATGCTCGGGGCAAAAAAACAGAAGAGCTGGCTTTCTGATCAATCATTTGCAAAGAAATTTGGTTTTGAAGTTGTTGACACTACCGATAACGGATATGAATTGCTTGCTCTTTCTTTTGACGGAACAACACCGAAATTTGCGCCAAATGCCAAGAATCTGAAAATAGAAAGTGAGGAACTGACGATTTATTACGATATGCAATGCCCCTATATCTATAAATACATTGAAATGATCAAACAATATTGTGAAACAAATGATGTCCCTGTTTCTTTTATTCAAGTAGATACGCTACAGAAAGCAAAAGAGTTACCTTGTGTTTTTAATAATTTTGCTGTATTTTATAAAGGAAGTTTTGAGACTGTGAATTTGCCAACTATCGACTATTTAAAAAGAATACTCAAAAAATAA
- a CDS encoding RDD family protein has protein sequence MAESTIITGQFVRISQTPASIGERLMALIIDYFLIGLYILSTATLLSKLSLPSGFSLFFFLCVVYLPILGYSFLCEMFNHGQSFGKKLINIRVVKVDGSTPSIGSYLLRWLLFPIDGPITSGLGLLVALLNKNNQRLGDLAAGTMVIKEKNYRKIHVSLDEFDYLTQNYHPVYPQSADLSLEQVNVITRTLESGEKDRTRRVMALAKKVQELLSVTPRDGNQEKFLQTVLRDYQYYALEEI, from the coding sequence ATGGCAGAATCTACGATAATAACCGGACAATTCGTTCGTATCAGTCAAACGCCCGCCAGTATCGGCGAACGATTGATGGCTTTAATCATCGATTATTTTCTGATCGGGCTTTACATTTTATCCACTGCTACACTCTTGTCTAAATTAAGTTTACCATCAGGATTCAGTTTGTTCTTTTTTCTGTGCGTCGTTTATTTACCGATTCTGGGTTATTCTTTTCTTTGTGAAATGTTCAATCACGGACAGAGCTTCGGCAAAAAACTCATCAATATCCGGGTCGTAAAAGTAGATGGTTCTACTCCAAGCATCGGCTCTTATCTGTTACGATGGCTTCTTTTCCCAATTGATGGTCCCATCACGAGTGGCCTTGGACTTCTGGTCGCTTTATTGAATAAGAACAATCAACGATTAGGGGATCTAGCTGCCGGCACTATGGTAATTAAAGAGAAAAACTATCGTAAGATACATGTCAGCCTTGATGAATTCGATTATCTGACCCAAAATTATCATCCGGTATATCCGCAATCCGCCGATTTATCTCTCGAACAAGTGAATGTAATTACCCGAACTTTGGAATCCGGTGAGAAAGACCGGACAAGACGTGTCATGGCACTTGCTAAGAAAGTACAGGAATTGCTTTCCGTTACTCCTCGTGACGGTAATCAGGAAAAATTTCTTCAGACTGTACTTCGCGATTATCAGTATTATGCATTGGAAGAAATATAA
- a CDS encoding DUF58 domain-containing protein has translation MFLTRRFYIALVIVILLLGSGYVFAPFFVIGQWTLFVLLLVVLADVYFLYRIRGIRASRQCADRFSNGDENEVSIRVESSYSHPVSLEIIDEVPFIFQKRDIDFYVKLEANEGKTVTYRLRPTCRGVYSFGHIRVFVTGKIGLVSRRYTCAEPLDIKVYPSYLMLHQYELLAISDNLTELGIKRIRRVGHHTEFEQIKEYVKGDDYRTINWKASARRHELMVNVYQDERSQQIYNVIDKGRVMQQAFCGMTLLDYAINASLVLSYVAMRKEDKAGLVTFDEHFDTFVPASKQPGYMQTLLESLYSQQTTFGETDFSALCVHLNKHVSKRSLLVLYTNFSSIGGMNRQLSYLKQLNRQHRLLVVFFEDVDLKEYIAQPAKDTEGYYRQVIAEKFAYEKRLIVSTLKQHGIYSLLTTPENLSIDVINKYLEMKSRQLL, from the coding sequence TTGTTTCTAACTCGTCGTTTCTATATTGCCCTTGTCATAGTTATCCTGTTATTGGGTAGCGGATATGTTTTTGCTCCGTTCTTTGTTATCGGGCAGTGGACACTCTTTGTCTTGCTTCTGGTGGTACTGGCAGACGTATACTTTCTTTATCGTATCCGTGGAATCCGTGCTTCTCGTCAGTGTGCCGACCGTTTCTCTAATGGCGATGAAAATGAAGTAAGTATTCGGGTAGAGAGTAGTTATTCGCATCCTGTATCTTTAGAGATCATAGATGAGGTACCTTTTATCTTTCAGAAACGTGATATCGACTTTTATGTGAAGCTTGAGGCGAATGAGGGAAAAACAGTGACCTATCGTCTTCGCCCGACTTGTCGTGGAGTTTATTCTTTTGGTCATATCAGAGTCTTTGTGACCGGAAAGATTGGCTTGGTGTCCCGGCGTTATACCTGTGCAGAACCTTTGGATATCAAAGTATACCCGTCATATTTGATGCTCCATCAATATGAATTGCTGGCAATAAGTGATAATCTGACTGAACTGGGAATAAAACGTATTCGCCGGGTTGGCCATCATACGGAGTTTGAACAGATTAAAGAGTATGTAAAAGGTGATGATTATCGTACGATTAACTGGAAAGCAAGTGCCCGTCGACATGAACTTATGGTGAATGTGTATCAGGACGAACGCTCACAGCAGATTTATAATGTGATTGATAAAGGTAGAGTAATGCAGCAAGCCTTCTGTGGAATGACCTTGTTGGATTATGCGATTAATGCTTCGCTGGTGCTTTCGTATGTTGCCATGAGGAAAGAAGATAAAGCCGGATTAGTGACTTTTGATGAGCACTTTGATACTTTTGTTCCTGCTTCCAAGCAACCGGGATATATGCAGACATTGCTGGAAAGTCTTTATAGCCAGCAGACCACTTTCGGGGAGACAGACTTCTCGGCTCTTTGCGTTCATTTGAACAAACATGTCAGTAAGCGTAGCCTGCTGGTACTATATACTAACTTCTCGAGTATAGGAGGAATGAACCGTCAATTATCTTACCTGAAACAACTAAACCGCCAGCACCGTTTGCTCGTAGTCTTTTTTGAAGATGTCGATTTGAAGGAATATATCGCCCAACCGGCAAAAGATACGGAAGGGTATTACCGACAGGTGATTGCAGAAAAGTTCGCTTACGAGAAGCGGCTGATTGTATCTACTTTGAAACAACACGGAATCTATTCTTTATTAACTACACCGGAGAATCTTTCGATTGATGTGATTAATAAGTATCTGGAGATGAAGTCACGACAATTACTGTAA
- a CDS encoding M28 family metallopeptidase has product MKRDYLLLALLLVGNITFAQSPIERGLNTINRSSAEATINFLAGDELQGREAGFHGSRVTSEYIVSLLQWMGVSPLADSYFQPFDAYRKERQKKGRLEVHPDSIAKLKQAVHQKLSMRNVLGMIPGKNTKEYVIVGAHFDHLGIDPALDGDQIYNGADDNASGVSAVLQIARAFLASGQQPERNVVFAFWDGEEKGLLGSKYFVQTCPFLSQIKGYLNFDMIGRNNKPQQPKQVVYFYTAAHPVFGDWLKEDIRKYSLQLEPDYRAWENPIGGSDNGSFAKVGIPIIWYHTDGHPDYHQPSDHADRLNWDKVVEITKASFLNMWKMANEKSF; this is encoded by the coding sequence ATGAAGAGAGATTATTTACTATTAGCGTTACTGTTGGTTGGAAACATTACTTTTGCCCAATCTCCTATTGAGAGAGGGCTGAATACGATTAACCGTTCCTCTGCCGAAGCTACTATCAACTTTCTGGCAGGCGATGAATTGCAAGGGCGTGAGGCCGGTTTTCATGGTTCGCGTGTGACTTCGGAATATATTGTTTCTTTGTTGCAATGGATGGGAGTATCACCTTTGGCTGACAGCTATTTCCAGCCTTTTGATGCTTACCGTAAAGAACGTCAGAAAAAAGGACGTCTGGAAGTACATCCTGATTCCATAGCTAAACTGAAACAGGCAGTTCATCAGAAGCTTTCCATGAGGAATGTATTGGGAATGATTCCCGGTAAAAATACCAAAGAATATGTGATTGTGGGGGCTCATTTCGACCATTTAGGTATTGATCCAGCACTCGATGGCGACCAAATATACAATGGTGCTGACGATAATGCTTCCGGTGTATCGGCAGTGCTGCAAATTGCAAGAGCCTTTCTAGCCAGTGGACAGCAACCCGAAAGAAATGTAGTCTTTGCTTTTTGGGATGGAGAAGAAAAAGGACTGCTTGGCTCAAAGTATTTTGTGCAAACTTGTCCTTTCCTGTCTCAAATCAAAGGCTATCTGAACTTTGACATGATTGGCCGTAACAACAAACCTCAACAGCCCAAACAGGTCGTTTATTTCTATACAGCCGCCCATCCGGTCTTTGGGGATTGGTTGAAAGAGGATATCAGAAAATACAGTTTGCAATTGGAACCGGATTACCGCGCCTGGGAAAATCCGATAGGAGGAAGTGATAACGGTTCGTTTGCCAAAGTAGGCATTCCGATCATCTGGTATCATACGGACGGGCACCCTGATTATCACCAGCCTTCTGATCATGCCGACCGGCTGAATTGGGATAAGGTTGTAGAAATCACTAAAGCCTCTTTTCTCAATATGTGGAAGATGGCAAATGAGAAGTCTTTCTAA
- the tsaE gene encoding tRNA (adenosine(37)-N6)-threonylcarbamoyltransferase complex ATPase subunit type 1 TsaE, with protein MEIKIQSLESIHEAAREFIAAMGDNTVFALYGKMGAGKTTFVKALCEELGVTDVITSPTFAIVNEYRSDETGELIYHFDFYRIKKLSEVYDMGYEDYFYSGALCFIEWPELVEELLPGDAVKVTIEEQEDGNRVIKL; from the coding sequence ATGGAAATCAAAATTCAATCACTGGAAAGTATCCATGAAGCAGCCCGTGAATTTATCGCTGCTATGGGCGATAACACTGTATTTGCTTTATACGGAAAGATGGGTGCCGGCAAAACTACATTTGTCAAAGCACTTTGCGAAGAATTGGGTGTAACGGATGTTATCACTTCTCCTACTTTTGCTATTGTCAACGAATACCGTTCGGACGAAACCGGAGAGTTAATCTATCACTTCGATTTTTACCGTATCAAGAAACTAAGCGAAGTGTATGACATGGGTTACGAAGACTATTTCTACAGTGGAGCCCTCTGCTTTATCGAATGGCCGGAACTGGTAGAAGAATTACTTCCGGGAGATGCCGTAAAAGTAACGATTGAAGAACAGGAAGACGGAAATAGAGTAATCAAACTATGA